The segment GGCCCGCTGGCCGGGCTGGTGGCGATCTGCGCCGGTTCCGACCTGATGCACCCGATCGGGGCACTGGCCACCGGGCTGGTAGCCGGTGGCTTGTTCGTCTGGTGCTTCACCGCAGCGCAGAACCGCTGGAGGATCGACGATGTGCTCGGGGTATGGCCGTTGCATGGCCTGTGCGGGGTATGGGGCGGCATTGCCTGTGGCGTGTTCGGCCAGGCGGCATTGGGCGGCCTGGGTGGCGTGAGCCTGGCCAGCCAGGTGCTGGGTAGCCTGGCGGGTGTGCTGGTGGCACTGGCCGGCGGTTTTGCCGTGTACGGGCTGATCCGGGCAGTACACGGCCTGCGCCTGAGCCACGAGCAGGAGTTCCAGGGCGCCGACCTGTCGCTGCACCGCATCGGTGCCACCAGCCAGGATTGACCTGGGGCAGATGCACGATGGGCGGGGCAGACCTAGAATAAGCATCTTTCATCCATCATGCGATTTCGGGTTTGCCCATGCTCCCTGAATGCCAGTTGTTCGGTACCCTCGGGTGCCATTTGTGCGAAGTGGCTGAGGCCGTGCTCATGCCGTTCGTCGACCATGGCCTGTTGGTCGAGCTGGTCGACATCGCCGAAGACGAAGCGCTGTTCGAGCGCTACGGCCTGATCATCCCGGTACTGCGCCGCTGCGACAGCAGTGCCGAGCTGCATTGGCCGTTCGATGCCGAGCAGGTGGTGGCCTTTCTCGGTTGAGCCGCGCATTGACGCAGGTGTGGCTGGCTCCGTATGCTGTATATAAATACAGTATAGGGGTGAAGCCATGCTCAATGTCGAGCAACTCAAGTACAGCATCAACCACATGGCCCCGGAGCGTGTGTGCGACGCCGTGCTGGAACTGCGCCTCGACGGCATCGTCACCGATGAGCAAACGCCCTTTGGCAAGGTGCATTTCAATACCTGCTTCGCTGAAATCGAGGCGCTGTTCCAGCGTGCCGGCTTTCACCGTCCGCTGGATGTGGTCGGCTACCAGGGCCTGAGCTACGCCCTGTTCGACCCCGCCCGCTGGGATGCGGTGCAGGTGCTGCGCTGGCTCAAGGCGCGTTGCGAGCCGGCCGGCGAGGCTGGTTGAGCCGTGCCAGACAGGGGATAATGCCCGGCCAACTCCGCCGAGCCCGACGATGACCACACCCTTCGACCCCGCCCGCCAGCAAGCCAGTACCGTATGCCTGCCGCCTGGCCAGTGGCGCACGGTGCTCGACTGCCTGTGCGACCACTTCAAGGCCATTGGCCGTGAGGTGTGGCTCGACCGCTTTGCCCGGGGCCGGGTGCTCGATGCCCAGGGGCAGGCGATAGCCGCTGATCTGGCTTACCGCCCGGGCATGCGCTTGCACTATTTTCGCGAAGTGCCCAACGAAAAGCCCATTCCGGTGCAGGAAACCATCCTGCACATGGACGAGCACCTGGTGGTGGCCGACAAACCGCATTTTCTGCCGGTGACACCGACTGGCGAGTACGTCGAGCACACCCTGCTGCGCCGCTTGATCCGCCGCCTGGACAACCCGCACTTGGTGCCTCTGCATCGCATCGACCGGCACACCGCCGGGCTGGTGTTGTTCTCGGCCAACCCCGCAACCCGCGGCGCCTACCAGCGGCTGTTTCCCGAGCGGCGCATCGACAAACACTACCAGGCCATCGCCGCAGCCATGCCCCAGCACGCTTTCCCGTTGGTGCATTGCAGCCGACTGGTGCATGGCGAGCCGTTTTTCCGCATGCATGAGGTAGCGGGCGCCGACAACAGCGAAACCCATGCTTGCGTGCTGGAGAAGAACGGTGAGCTGTGGCGCTACGGCTTGTCGCCGGTGACTGGCAAGACGCACCAGTTGCGGGTGCACATGGCGGCCTTGGGGGCGGGGATATGCAACGATCCGTTCTACCCTGAACTTGTGGATGAGCAGGACGATTATGCACGGCCGTTGAAGTTGCTGGCGCAGAGCCTGCGTTTCGACGACCCGCTGACGGGGCAGGAGCGGTATTTCCAGAGTCGGTTGACGCTGGACTGGTAGGCAACTGGTAGCGGCCTGATCGCCGGCAAGCCGGCTCCTACATGCCGTAGGAGCCGGCTTGCCGGCGATGGCGTATCAGCGGTTGAAGCGCTCCACCAGCGAGTACTGCGTACCGGCAGTGCTGGTCAGCTCTTCACTGAGCAGCGCCGAGCGCTGGGCCTGGCCTGCGGTCTGGTCGGCCAGGTCGGCGATGGTGGCAATGTTGCGGCTGATTTCCTCGGCCACGGCAGTCTGCTCTTCGGTGGCGGCGGCAATCTGGGTGGCCATGTCAGTGATGTTGGCCACCGCCTCGCTGATGCCCACCAGTGCCTGGTCGGCTTCCATAACCCGTTCCACGCCTTCCTGGGCCTGGCGATGGCCGGTTTCCATGGTCTGCACCGCGTTGTTGGCGGTTTGCTGCAGCTTGGCGATCAGGTTGTGGATTTGCCCGGTCGACTCGGCGGTGCGCTGCGCCAACTGGCGCACCTCGTCGGCCACCACGGCGAAGCCGCGGCCCATCTCGCCGGCACGGGCCGCTTCGATGGCGGCGTTGAGTGCCAGCAGGTTGGTCTGGTCGGCAATGCCCTTGATCACGTCGACCACGCCGCCGATCTCGTCGCTGTCCTTGGCCAACTGGGTGACAGTCAGGCCGGTTTCACCCACCGCCGCCGACAGGCGCTCGATGGCATCGCGGGTTTCGCCGGCGATGTTGCGGCCCTGGCTGGTCAGGCGGTTGGCTTCCTGGGTGGCATCGGCGGTGCGCTGCACATGGTTGGCCACTTCCTGCGTGGTGGCGGCCATCTGGTTGACGGCGGCAGCCACCTGCTCGGTCTCCACGCGCTGGCGCTCCAGGCCCGAGGAACTCTGGTGGGCCAGGGTGTCGGACTGGCGAGCCTGGTCGCTGAGCTGCTCGGCGCTGTCCTGCAGGCGGGTCAGGCAGGTCTTCATGCGCGCGTCCTGGCTGAGCATGGCCATTTCCAGGCGAGCCTGCACTCCGCGGCTGTCGGTGTACATCTGCGCGATCAGCGGGTCTGAGGTGGTCTGTTCGGCCAGGCGCAGCAGGCGCTTGAGGCCGCGTTGCTGCCAGCCCAGGCCAAGCAGGCCCAGCGGTACGGACAAACCGGCAGCCAGGGCAAAGCCCCAGGAGTGGCCGAGCCAGTTGCCGATCAGGAAACCGACCTGGCTGATGAGAATGAACGGCAGCCAGTCCTGCAGCACCGGCAGCCACTTGTCGCGGCGCGGCACCGCCGGCTTGCCCTGGTTGATGCGCTGGTACAGGCCTTCGGCACGGCGGATCTGCTCGGCGGTGGGTTTGACCCGCACCGACTCGTAGCCGACCACCTGGTTGTTGTCGAACACCGGGGTAACGTAGGCGTTCACCCAGTAATGGTCGCCCGACTTGCAGCGGTTCTTGACGATGCCCATCCACGGCAGGCCCTGCTTGAGGGTCTGCCACATGTGGGCGAACACGGCTGGGGGCACGTCGGGGTGGCGCACCAGGTTGTGCGGCGCGCCCGTGAGTTCCTCGCGGGAGAACCCGCTGATCTCGATGAAGGCATCGTTGCAGTAAGTGATCACGCCTTTGGCGTTGGTGGTGGAGATCAACCGCTGCTGGGCAGGGAAAGTCCGTTCTCTCTGGGTAATCGGCTGGTTGTTACGCATTGGCTGTTCAATCCGCAAGGCTTTCGACGGGTATCGGCAAGCCTCTGGTTTTGTTGAATGAATATTTGACCGGCATTGATCTGGAGCAAAGTGCCATCATCCTGCTTGCGCTAGATGAACGCCACTTTTTGCTGCAAGTTGCTGCCAATATTGCAATTTTTGTTATGAGTCATGACAGGTCGGATCATGACCGATTGTTCAGGCCGGGGCCAGCATCGGGTAGGTGAACAAGCTGAAATGCACCAGGTTGACGAACACGTGGCACCACACCGCCACCAGCAGCCCGCCATGGCGGTAGGCCAGGCCGTAGCCCACCCCCGCCAAGGTCGAAAGGTAGAACCACTGCCAGCCAAGGGGCAGGTGTGCCAGGCCGAACAGCAGGGAAGCGGCGCCCAGCGCCAGGCCTTCATGCTTGAACAGACGTTCCAGCCCGCCCTGGATGTAGCCGCGAAACAGCAATTCTTCAGTCAGGCTGACCAGCAGCAGGTTGTTTGCCAGCCACAGCCACGCCACGTCCGGCCAGTTCGGTGCCCAGGCCACCAGCCCCAGTGCCCAGGCGCCGCCCAGGCAAGCGATCAACGTGAGGGGGCGCAGCACGGCAAGGCTCAGCAGCATGCCACGCGGGCGCAGCACGATCAGCCAGGGGCAGGCCAGCAGAACCCACAGGCCGATCAGCGGCTTGTCCAGGTTCAAATTCATGGAAAAAGGCGTCGCCCCGCGGCTCAATACCACGTCGTCGATGACCTTGGCGTTATGAAAACCGGGCAGCCAGTGCAGGGCCAGGCCGAGGGCGAGTACAAGAAACAGGCTGTGTCCCAGCGTTGTCTGCCACAGCACGGCGCGTCGAGCCAGCAGGGCAGAGCCCAATAGTGCAACCAGCACGGGCAGGGCGCCCAGGCTGATCTCACCGTGCTTGAGTGCCAGGGCGTAGCCGAGGGTAAACAGGAACAGGGCTATCCAATATGGCACGGGCATGACGGCTCCTTTTGCTGGGGGCTGGGCGATGTGCTCGACATCGCCCAGGCAACCCGAAAGGTTCGCCATGCGAACCGCAGGAGGCATATTAGGCGGCGATCAGTTGCCGAAGTACATAGTGCAAGATTCCCCCCGACTTGAAGTACTCCACCTCGTTGAGGGTGTCGATGCGGCACAGCACTTCGACCTGTTGCCGGCTGCCATCCTCACGGGTGATGCCCAGGGTCAGGTTCATGCCCGGGCGGATTTGCCCGGCGGACAGCCCCAGTACATCGATACGCTCCTTGCCGGTCAGGCCAAGGCGCTTGCGGTTGTCACCGGCCATGAACTGCAGCGGTAGCACGCCCATGCCCACCAGGTTGGAGCGGTGAATGCGCTCGAAGCTCTCGGCCAGCACCGCCTTCACGCCCAGCAGGTTGGTGCCCTTGGCGGCCCAGTCGCGGCTTGAGCCGGTGCCGTATTCCTGCCCGGCGATCACCACCAGCGGCGTACCCTCCTGCTGGTAGCGCATGGCCGCGTCATAGATCGACAGCTTCTCGCCGCTGGGGATGTGCAACGTGTTGCCGCCTTCTTCGCCGCCGAGCATTTCGTTGCGGATGCGGATGTTGGCGAAGGTGCCGCGCATCATCACTTCGTGATTGCCGCGCCGCGAACCGTAGGAGTTGAAGTCGCGTGGCTCTACGCCCTTTTCACGCAGGTAGCGCCCGGCCGGGCTGTCGGCCTTGATGTTGCCGGCGGGGGAGATGTGGTCGGTGGTCACCGAGTCGCCCAGCACAGCGAGGACGTGCGCACCCTGGATGTCGCGAATTTGCGGCAGGGGGCCGGCGATGTCGTCGAAGAACGGCGGGTGCTGGATGTAGGTGGAGTCGTCCTGCCACACGTAGGTAGCTGCCTGCGGCACCTCGATGGCCTGCCATTGGGCGTCGCCTGCGAACACTTCGGCGTATTCCTTGTGGAACATGCCGGTATCGACCTTGGCCACGGCCTCGGCGATTTCCCGCTGGCTGGGCCAGATATCGCGCAGGTACACAGGTTGGCCGTCCTTGCCGGTACCCAATGCATCGGTTGCAAGGTCCATGCGCACGGTTCCGGCCAGGGCATAGGCTACCACCAACGGCGGCGAGGCCAGCCAGTTGGTCTTCACCAGCGGGTGCACCCGGCCCTCGAAATTGCGGTTGCCCGACAGCACCGAGGCGACGGTCAGGTCGGCATTGGTGATGGCTTTTTCAATGGCCTCGTCCAGCGGGCCGGAGTTGCCGATGCAGGTGGTGCAGCCGTAGCCCACCAGGTCGAAGCCGAGTTGGTCGAGGTAGGGCGTGAGGCCCGCTGCATGGAAGTACTCGGTGACCACCTTCGAGCCCGGAGCCAGGGAGCTCTTGACCCAGGGCTTGCGCTGCAGGCCCTTCTCCACGGCCTTTTTCGCCACCAGCCCGGCCGCCATCATCACGCTGGGGTTGGAGGTGTTGGTGCACGAGGTGATGGCGGCGATCACCACCGCACCGTCACGCAGGGTGTGACTCTGGCCTTCGTGGCTGTAGTCGATCTCGCCGGCCTGGTCGGCATTGCCCACTGCCACGCCACCACCACCTTCGCTTTCCAGGCGGCCGACTTCCTTGGCCAGGGGTTTGGGTTGCAGCTCGATGAAGTGGTCGAAGGCCTGGCTGACTTGCCTCAGGGCGACCCGGTCCTGGGGCCGCTTGGGCCCGGCCAGGCTGGCCTCGACCTCGGCCATGTCCAGTGCCAGGCTGTCGCTGAACAGCGGCTCCTGGCCGGGCAGGCGCCACAGCCCCTGCTCCTTGCAATAGGCCTCGACCAGTTGCACGGTCTCATCGGGCCGGCCAGACAGGCGCAGGTAGTCGAGGGTCACCGCGTCCACCGGGAAGAAGCCACAGGTGGCGCCGTATTCCGGGGCCATGTTGGCGATGGTGGCGCGGTCGGCCAGCGCCAGGTCGGCCAGGCCGTCACCGTAGAACTCGACGAACTTGCCCACCACGCCCTTCTTGCGCAGCATCTGGGTCACCGTCAGCACCAGGTCGGTGGCGGTGATGCCCTCGCGCAGCTTGCCGGTGAGCTTGAAACCGATTACCTCGGGGATCAGCATCGACACCGGCTGGCCGAGCATGGCCGCCTCGGCCTCGATGCCGCCCACGCCCCAGCCGAGCACGCCCAGGCCATTGATCATGGTGGTGTGTGAGTCGGTGCCCACCAGGGTGTCGGGGAAGGCGTAGGTGCGGCCATCTTCTTCGCCGGTCCATACCGTGCGGCCGAGGTATTCGAGGTTGACCTGGTGGCAGATGCCGGTGCCCGGTGGTACCACGCGGAAGTTGTCGAACGCGCTCTGGCCCCAGCGCAGGAAGGCGTAGCGCTCGCCGTTGCGTTGCATCTCGATGTCGACGTTCTGGCCAAACGCCTGGGCGGTGCCGTAGCGGTCGACCATTACCGAGTGGTCGATCACCAGGTCTACCGGCGACAACGGGTTGATCCGCTGCGGGTCACCGCCGGCCTTTTGCATGGCCGCGCGCATGGCGGCCAGGTCGACCACCGCCGGCACACCGGTAAAGTCCTGCATCAGCACCCGCGCCGGGCGGTACTGGATTTCGCGGTCCGAGCGCCGCTCGCCCAGCCAGGCGGCCAGGGCGCGCAAATCGTCGCCGCTGACGGTCTTGCCGTCTTCCCAGCGCAGCAGGTTTTCCAGCAGCACCTTCAGTGACATGGGCAGGCGCTGCAGGTCGCCCAGCTTGCCGGCTGCCTCGGTGAGGCTGAAGTAGTGGTAGGTGTGGCCTGCCACCTGGAGGGTCTTGAGGGTTTTCAGGCTATCGAGCGAGGGCATGAACAACTCCTTGTGCTCCGGTGGCCCGGGGATTACTGGTTGGCCGGTGCCACCGCTTCGAATCGGCCCGCACGGCACGGGCCTGGTTGAACGGTCAGGTTAGCCCCGTTTACCGGGCCTGACCCTCTTCTGGACCGGTGGGGCGTGTCGCAGGTTCCGATCTTCCTTTATCATTCGCCGCCCTGGCGCCGCCTGCGCCAGTGATGTGGAGTGAAAAATGAATACCCTGTTCATGCATTGTCGGCCCGGCTTCGAGGGCGAGGTCTGCGCCGAAATCAGCGAACATGCAGCCATTCTGGGGGTGCCCGGTTATGCCAAGGGCAAGCCGCAGAGTGCCTGCGCCGAATTCGTCTGCAGCGAGCCTGATGGCGCCGAACGGCTGATGCATGAGCGGCGTTTCGCCCAGCTGATCTTTCCGCGCCAGTGGGCCCGCGGCCTTTATGTAGAGCTGCCGGAAACCGACCGCATCAGCGTGCTGCTGGAGCACCTGGCCGAGCTGC is part of the Pseudomonas fakonensis genome and harbors:
- a CDS encoding glutaredoxin family protein, with the translated sequence MLPECQLFGTLGCHLCEVAEAVLMPFVDHGLLVELVDIAEDEALFERYGLIIPVLRRCDSSAELHWPFDAEQVVAFLG
- a CDS encoding transcriptional regulator, which encodes MLNVEQLKYSINHMAPERVCDAVLELRLDGIVTDEQTPFGKVHFNTCFAEIEALFQRAGFHRPLDVVGYQGLSYALFDPARWDAVQVLRWLKARCEPAGEAG
- a CDS encoding pseudouridine synthase; the encoded protein is MTTPFDPARQQASTVCLPPGQWRTVLDCLCDHFKAIGREVWLDRFARGRVLDAQGQAIAADLAYRPGMRLHYFREVPNEKPIPVQETILHMDEHLVVADKPHFLPVTPTGEYVEHTLLRRLIRRLDNPHLVPLHRIDRHTAGLVLFSANPATRGAYQRLFPERRIDKHYQAIAAAMPQHAFPLVHCSRLVHGEPFFRMHEVAGADNSETHACVLEKNGELWRYGLSPVTGKTHQLRVHMAALGAGICNDPFYPELVDEQDDYARPLKLLAQSLRFDDPLTGQERYFQSRLTLDW
- a CDS encoding methyl-accepting chemotaxis protein; this translates as MRNNQPITQRERTFPAQQRLISTTNAKGVITYCNDAFIEISGFSREELTGAPHNLVRHPDVPPAVFAHMWQTLKQGLPWMGIVKNRCKSGDHYWVNAYVTPVFDNNQVVGYESVRVKPTAEQIRRAEGLYQRINQGKPAVPRRDKWLPVLQDWLPFILISQVGFLIGNWLGHSWGFALAAGLSVPLGLLGLGWQQRGLKRLLRLAEQTTSDPLIAQMYTDSRGVQARLEMAMLSQDARMKTCLTRLQDSAEQLSDQARQSDTLAHQSSSGLERQRVETEQVAAAVNQMAATTQEVANHVQRTADATQEANRLTSQGRNIAGETRDAIERLSAAVGETGLTVTQLAKDSDEIGGVVDVIKGIADQTNLLALNAAIEAARAGEMGRGFAVVADEVRQLAQRTAESTGQIHNLIAKLQQTANNAVQTMETGHRQAQEGVERVMEADQALVGISEAVANITDMATQIAAATEEQTAVAEEISRNIATIADLADQTAGQAQRSALLSEELTSTAGTQYSLVERFNR
- a CDS encoding CPBP family intramembrane glutamic endopeptidase; this encodes MPVPYWIALFLFTLGYALALKHGEISLGALPVLVALLGSALLARRAVLWQTTLGHSLFLVLALGLALHWLPGFHNAKVIDDVVLSRGATPFSMNLNLDKPLIGLWVLLACPWLIVLRPRGMLLSLAVLRPLTLIACLGGAWALGLVAWAPNWPDVAWLWLANNLLLVSLTEELLFRGYIQGGLERLFKHEGLALGAASLLFGLAHLPLGWQWFYLSTLAGVGYGLAYRHGGLLVAVWCHVFVNLVHFSLFTYPMLAPA
- the acnA gene encoding aconitate hydratase AcnA produces the protein MPSLDSLKTLKTLQVAGHTYHYFSLTEAAGKLGDLQRLPMSLKVLLENLLRWEDGKTVSGDDLRALAAWLGERRSDREIQYRPARVLMQDFTGVPAVVDLAAMRAAMQKAGGDPQRINPLSPVDLVIDHSVMVDRYGTAQAFGQNVDIEMQRNGERYAFLRWGQSAFDNFRVVPPGTGICHQVNLEYLGRTVWTGEEDGRTYAFPDTLVGTDSHTTMINGLGVLGWGVGGIEAEAAMLGQPVSMLIPEVIGFKLTGKLREGITATDLVLTVTQMLRKKGVVGKFVEFYGDGLADLALADRATIANMAPEYGATCGFFPVDAVTLDYLRLSGRPDETVQLVEAYCKEQGLWRLPGQEPLFSDSLALDMAEVEASLAGPKRPQDRVALRQVSQAFDHFIELQPKPLAKEVGRLESEGGGGVAVGNADQAGEIDYSHEGQSHTLRDGAVVIAAITSCTNTSNPSVMMAAGLVAKKAVEKGLQRKPWVKSSLAPGSKVVTEYFHAAGLTPYLDQLGFDLVGYGCTTCIGNSGPLDEAIEKAITNADLTVASVLSGNRNFEGRVHPLVKTNWLASPPLVVAYALAGTVRMDLATDALGTGKDGQPVYLRDIWPSQREIAEAVAKVDTGMFHKEYAEVFAGDAQWQAIEVPQAATYVWQDDSTYIQHPPFFDDIAGPLPQIRDIQGAHVLAVLGDSVTTDHISPAGNIKADSPAGRYLREKGVEPRDFNSYGSRRGNHEVMMRGTFANIRIRNEMLGGEEGGNTLHIPSGEKLSIYDAAMRYQQEGTPLVVIAGQEYGTGSSRDWAAKGTNLLGVKAVLAESFERIHRSNLVGMGVLPLQFMAGDNRKRLGLTGKERIDVLGLSAGQIRPGMNLTLGITREDGSRQQVEVLCRIDTLNEVEYFKSGGILHYVLRQLIAA